In Amycolatopsis coloradensis, one genomic interval encodes:
- a CDS encoding metallophosphoesterase family protein codes for MAEKHDKFVNQYSRRTLFRVGAVSGAALAAGGVLLPGSAAASPGPTVLLNADKVAGSALRPFGRHIAYGADPSQQVVVSWQVPAAVTAPFVRIGTAPGDFSPPIPAEVRALTSQMSWQHPVEEVPPNSPKSITQYYLHARIDRLLPNTTYYYVVGHEGYDPAARLGEMASFRTAPAPGGDGTFSFTAFGDQGVGYNAVATSSLIAGLDPAFHLAMGDLSYALEGEGGHPEEDQYDARLWDSFFVQNEPVTAGIPWMMALGNHEMEGWYSEDGYGGVRARFTMPDNAWDGSTCIYSWRYQNVGLISLDGNDVCYNSPSNLDYTKGKQLKWLSRTLAAFRADPTIDFIVVYCHQCTYSTCHSNGAELGAQKDWAPLFDKYQVDLVLNGHNHIYERTDPIRAGKAVKKVPSRGTTDPVKDGTTYITAGGGGGSVSEFPAPDTYLGHETANDTPVPMKYSERDGQDRTKKVTWSRVRFRGYSLVAVDVIAGTGTTPPKMDVRAISADGTLVDQIIVQRS; via the coding sequence TTGGCCGAGAAACACGACAAGTTCGTCAATCAGTACTCGCGGCGGACCCTGTTCCGCGTGGGCGCGGTGAGCGGCGCGGCACTCGCCGCCGGCGGCGTCCTCCTCCCCGGATCGGCCGCGGCCTCCCCCGGACCGACCGTGCTGCTCAACGCCGACAAGGTAGCGGGGTCGGCGCTGCGTCCATTCGGACGGCACATCGCCTACGGGGCCGACCCGTCGCAGCAGGTCGTGGTCTCGTGGCAGGTGCCCGCGGCGGTGACCGCGCCGTTCGTCCGGATCGGCACGGCCCCCGGCGACTTCAGCCCGCCCATCCCAGCCGAGGTCAGGGCGCTGACCAGCCAGATGTCGTGGCAGCATCCGGTCGAGGAAGTCCCGCCGAACAGCCCGAAATCGATCACCCAGTACTACCTCCACGCCCGGATCGACCGGCTCCTTCCCAACACCACGTACTACTACGTCGTCGGCCACGAGGGTTACGACCCCGCCGCCAGGCTCGGCGAGATGGCGAGTTTCCGCACCGCTCCCGCCCCGGGCGGCGATGGCACGTTCTCCTTCACCGCCTTCGGCGACCAGGGCGTGGGCTACAACGCCGTCGCGACCAGCAGCCTGATCGCGGGACTCGACCCGGCCTTCCACCTCGCCATGGGCGACCTGAGTTACGCCCTCGAAGGCGAGGGCGGGCATCCGGAAGAGGACCAGTACGACGCGCGGCTCTGGGACTCCTTCTTCGTGCAGAACGAGCCCGTCACCGCGGGGATCCCGTGGATGATGGCGCTCGGCAACCACGAGATGGAGGGCTGGTACTCCGAGGACGGGTACGGCGGCGTGCGGGCGCGTTTCACCATGCCGGACAACGCCTGGGACGGCTCCACCTGCATCTACTCGTGGCGCTACCAGAACGTCGGACTGATCAGCCTGGACGGTAACGACGTCTGCTACAACAGTCCGTCCAATCTGGACTACACCAAGGGCAAGCAGCTCAAGTGGCTCAGCAGGACGCTCGCCGCCTTCCGCGCCGATCCCACGATCGACTTCATCGTCGTCTACTGCCACCAGTGCACATATTCCACCTGCCATTCCAATGGCGCCGAACTCGGCGCGCAGAAGGACTGGGCTCCCCTGTTCGACAAATATCAGGTCGACCTGGTGCTCAACGGCCACAACCACATCTACGAACGCACCGACCCCATCCGGGCGGGCAAAGCCGTCAAGAAGGTGCCGTCGCGAGGGACGACCGACCCGGTCAAGGACGGAACGACCTACATCACCGCGGGCGGCGGAGGCGGAAGCGTCTCCGAATTCCCGGCGCCGGACACCTACCTGGGCCACGAGACCGCCAACGACACTCCGGTCCCGATGAAGTACTCGGAACGGGACGGCCAGGATCGCACCAAGAAGGTCACCTGGTCCCGTGTCCGGTTCCGCGGCTACAGCCTGGTCGCGGTCGACGTCATCGCGGGTACGGGCACCACACCGCCCAAAATGGACGTCCGGGCGATCAGCGCCGACGGCACCCTGGTCGATCAGATCATCGTGCAGCGTTCCTGA
- a CDS encoding serine hydrolase, producing the protein MLDQRTTPIAVPGTNRRTRLRVTILIVFPMIAAILGYVVFRVDTESLPAPERRDATVVFDRTSGEQVIGDRGSERFRTASVVKLFIALDAVTRKASRTDESHIHRMLAKSDDAVANTLWTRNGGPAIVTRTVAAAGLKNTTPPADPGRWGDTLSTADDVAAVYRHILALPKAKRNVVLKPLREATRTAADGFDQHFGIPSAFPDRPWAVKQGWAAGRGSVDAHTTGLVGEGDRYIVVRLSAFADGTSLDVATAAVTSAAVALAPRLRK; encoded by the coding sequence ATGCTCGACCAACGAACCACGCCCATCGCGGTGCCGGGCACGAACCGGCGAACACGCCTTCGCGTGACGATCCTGATCGTCTTCCCGATGATCGCCGCGATCCTCGGCTACGTGGTCTTCCGCGTCGACACGGAAAGCCTTCCGGCCCCCGAACGACGCGACGCCACCGTGGTCTTCGACCGCACGTCGGGCGAACAGGTGATCGGCGACCGGGGCTCGGAAAGATTCCGCACGGCGTCGGTCGTGAAACTGTTCATCGCGCTGGACGCCGTCACCCGCAAGGCGAGCAGGACCGACGAATCCCACATCCACCGGATGCTGGCGAAAAGCGACGACGCCGTCGCCAACACCCTCTGGACCAGAAACGGCGGGCCGGCGATCGTCACCAGGACAGTGGCCGCCGCGGGACTGAAGAACACCACCCCGCCCGCCGACCCGGGCCGCTGGGGCGACACACTGTCCACAGCGGACGACGTCGCCGCGGTCTACCGCCACATCCTCGCCCTGCCGAAGGCCAAACGGAACGTGGTGCTCAAACCGCTCCGGGAGGCGACGCGCACCGCCGCGGACGGGTTCGACCAGCATTTCGGCATTCCGTCAGCCTTCCCCGACCGGCCGTGGGCCGTGAAACAGGGCTGGGCGGCCGGCCGGGGTTCGGTGGACGCGCACACGACCGGGCTCGTCGGTGAAGGCGACCGCTACATCGTCGTCAGGCTGTCCGCTTTCGCCGACGGCACGAGCCTCGACGTCGCGACGGCGGCGGTCACCTCGGCGGCCGTGGCGCTGGCTCCCCGTCTGCGAAAGTGA
- a CDS encoding helix-turn-helix domain-containing protein, translating into MKPFSPRPAGYTIEELSTIVGMSARNIRAHQTRGLLAPPVRHGRSAYYGPAHLRRLRRITMLQKQGFNLVSIAAMLGTATVDGTERLDAAMADIARDQPSVVRCLERHGVLGRDDAGAPAVVRPSVSRAVAELAGAGVPPAAALRFLGQFMDRVAPLACDQLAALKAQAGGMSAASWACFAELLVSAFRATVENAAEVTFADGEPAPRPPR; encoded by the coding sequence GTGAAGCCCTTTTCGCCGAGACCGGCCGGATACACGATCGAAGAACTCTCCACGATCGTCGGCATGTCGGCGCGCAATATCCGGGCCCATCAGACGAGGGGCCTGCTCGCCCCGCCGGTGCGGCACGGCAGGTCCGCCTACTACGGCCCGGCCCACCTGCGGCGCCTGCGGCGGATCACGATGCTGCAGAAACAGGGCTTCAACCTGGTATCCATTGCCGCGATGCTCGGAACGGCCACAGTGGACGGCACCGAGCGCCTGGACGCGGCGATGGCCGACATCGCCCGTGACCAGCCCTCCGTCGTCCGTTGCCTGGAGCGGCACGGCGTGCTCGGGCGGGACGACGCGGGGGCGCCGGCCGTCGTGCGCCCGTCGGTTTCGCGCGCGGTGGCGGAGCTCGCCGGAGCCGGGGTGCCGCCCGCCGCGGCCCTGCGGTTTCTCGGGCAGTTCATGGACCGGGTCGCGCCGCTGGCGTGCGACCAACTGGCCGCGCTCAAAGCCCAGGCCGGCGGTATGTCGGCAGCTTCCTGGGCCTGTTTCGCCGAGCTCCTGGTAAGCGCTTTCAGAGCGACCGTGGAGAACGCGGCCGAAGTCACTTTCGCAGACGGGGAGCCAGCGCCACGGCCGCCGAGGTGA
- a CDS encoding alkaline phosphatase family protein, which yields MFWKRIAVAAVAATGLATALVVSHQDSPAAAVESAAAAVPQFDHIVLVMFENKDYKEISGSSKAPYFNQLASQGAKFTKAYGTTHPSQPNYIAQFAGSTHGVDSNKCQDLGNKENLASQLAGIGKKFVGYAESMPSDGYTGCTKGKYARKHNSWVSFSNVPSSANKRFSSFPSDFTKLPDVAFVTPDLCSDMHDCPVDTGDKWLKKNLDAYAQWAKTHNSLLIVNFDEDSGTSVNQIFTTFVGAHVKPGSYSESINHYSILRTIEAAFGLPGIANAANKPPITSVWR from the coding sequence ATGTTCTGGAAACGGATCGCGGTCGCGGCCGTGGCCGCGACCGGGCTGGCCACGGCGCTGGTGGTGTCCCATCAGGACAGTCCCGCCGCCGCGGTGGAGTCCGCCGCGGCGGCGGTGCCCCAGTTCGACCACATCGTCCTCGTGATGTTCGAAAACAAGGACTACAAGGAGATCAGCGGCAGCTCGAAAGCACCGTACTTCAACCAACTCGCCTCGCAGGGAGCCAAGTTCACCAAGGCGTACGGGACGACGCACCCGAGTCAGCCGAACTACATCGCCCAGTTCGCGGGCTCGACACACGGTGTCGACAGCAACAAATGCCAGGATCTCGGGAACAAGGAGAATCTCGCTTCCCAGCTGGCGGGGATCGGCAAGAAGTTCGTCGGTTATGCCGAAAGCATGCCTTCCGACGGCTACACCGGCTGCACGAAGGGAAAATACGCACGCAAGCACAACAGCTGGGTCAGCTTCAGCAATGTGCCGTCGTCGGCGAACAAACGGTTCTCGTCGTTCCCGAGCGACTTCACCAAGCTGCCGGACGTCGCTTTCGTGACCCCGGACCTGTGCAGCGACATGCACGACTGCCCGGTCGACACCGGTGACAAATGGCTGAAGAAGAACCTCGACGCCTACGCGCAGTGGGCGAAGACGCACAACAGCCTGCTCATCGTCAATTTCGACGAGGACAGCGGGACCTCGGTGAACCAGATCTTCACCACGTTCGTCGGTGCCCACGTGAAGCCGGGCAGCTACAGCGAATCCATCAACCACTACTCGATCCTCCGCACGATCGAGGCGGCGTTCGGCCTGCCGGGCATCGCCAACGCGGCGAACAAGCCGCCGATCACGAGCGTCTGGCGGTGA
- a CDS encoding isochorismatase family protein translates to MRAALLIVDMQEMLVPLVWRGEELAARLAGLARRARENGVPVIALRQIGAPGTDFDPASPGTRVSALLGLEPVDLVIDKTATDSFYRTGLAGLLVDRGVDTVVLTGLATDYCVDATARAAQSHGLDVVLVADGHAPSADGDPTAGLTAEQVIARHNLLLSTAIHPGGRVRVVPSAEVEFTGS, encoded by the coding sequence ATGAGGGCCGCGCTGCTGATCGTCGACATGCAGGAAATGCTCGTTCCCCTGGTCTGGCGCGGCGAGGAATTGGCGGCCCGGCTCGCCGGACTCGCCCGGCGAGCCCGTGAGAACGGCGTTCCGGTGATCGCGCTGCGGCAGATCGGCGCCCCCGGCACCGACTTCGATCCCGCGTCGCCCGGCACACGGGTCAGCGCGCTGCTCGGTCTCGAACCGGTCGACCTGGTGATCGACAAGACGGCGACCGACTCCTTCTACCGCACCGGCCTGGCGGGACTGCTGGTCGACCGGGGCGTCGACACCGTGGTGCTGACCGGGCTGGCCACCGACTACTGCGTCGACGCGACCGCCAGGGCCGCGCAGAGCCACGGCCTGGACGTCGTGCTGGTCGCCGACGGCCACGCGCCGTCCGCCGACGGGGATCCCACCGCGGGCCTGACGGCCGAACAGGTCATCGCCCGGCACAACCTGCTTCTGAGCACGGCGATCCATCCCGGCGGACGGGTGCGCGTGGTGCCGTCGGCGGAGGTCGAGTTCACCGGCTCGTAG
- a CDS encoding VanZ family protein produces MITNFLLDHSALVPVAILLVALVCAVLGLLFADRRRILWALAGVSSLPVFALTLVPTVHTIDEILCTVQFSVPTLGAVELLANVALFLPPVCFAALASRRPVTMLAAGSVLSAVIETLQALVPAIGRACDTNDWLMNTIGAVLGALIAAGTAWLVDRRAQSGSSTGAISS; encoded by the coding sequence ATGATCACGAACTTCCTGCTCGACCACTCCGCCCTCGTGCCGGTGGCGATCCTGCTGGTCGCGCTCGTCTGCGCAGTCCTTGGCCTCCTGTTCGCGGACAGGAGGCGGATCCTCTGGGCGCTCGCGGGGGTGTCGTCGCTCCCGGTCTTCGCGCTGACCTTGGTACCGACGGTGCACACGATCGACGAGATCCTGTGCACCGTCCAGTTCTCCGTGCCCACGCTGGGCGCGGTCGAACTCCTGGCCAACGTCGCGCTGTTCCTCCCGCCGGTCTGTTTCGCCGCGCTGGCGTCCCGGCGACCAGTGACGATGCTCGCGGCGGGTTCGGTGCTGTCCGCCGTGATCGAGACGCTCCAGGCGCTCGTGCCCGCGATCGGCCGTGCCTGCGACACCAACGACTGGCTGATGAACACCATCGGCGCGGTCCTCGGTGCCCTCATCGCGGCAGGCACGGCGTGGCTGGTGGACCGCCGCGCTCAGTCGGGCAGTTCGACCGGCGCGATCTCGTCGTAG
- a CDS encoding NAD(P)/FAD-dependent oxidoreductase, which produces MTSALPTAIHHDESTGRPITMFGPDFPFAYDAFLANPAGLGSLPAERHGTEVAVIGGGLSGIVTAYELMKLGLRPVVYEIAEIGGRLRTVNFPGCPDDVVAEMGAMRFPPASTALFHYIDKVGLETTPFPNPLAAGTPSTVVDLKGESHYARTADELPAVFGKVAAAWDSTLSEQAAFTEMQKAIRERDVKTIKRLWNELVPKLDNQTFYGFLCDSPAFASFRDREIFGQVGFGTGGWDTDFPNSILEILRVVYTGADDEHRSIVGGSRQLPLRLWEHAPEDIAFWPAGTSLSSLHGGSPNPGVARLHRTAPNNITVTDTEGRIRTYPAAVFTAQSWMLLSKIECDEALFPIDHWTAIERTHYMESSKVFVPVDRPFWLDKDPATGRDTMSMTLTDRMPRGTYLLGDDPDAPAVICLSYTWADDSLKWLPLSVSERVEVMLQSLKEIYPGVDVRRHIIGDPVTVSWEAEPHFMGAFKANLPGHYRYQHRLFTHFKQDRLEERHRGLFLAGDDVSWTAGWAEGAVQTALNAVWGVLHHFGGETDPANPGPGDVYDEIAPVELPD; this is translated from the coding sequence ATGACCTCCGCCCTCCCGACCGCGATCCACCACGACGAATCCACGGGCCGTCCGATCACCATGTTCGGCCCCGATTTCCCGTTCGCCTACGACGCTTTCCTCGCCAACCCCGCCGGGCTCGGCTCGCTCCCCGCCGAGCGCCACGGCACCGAGGTGGCGGTGATCGGCGGCGGCCTCTCCGGCATCGTCACCGCGTACGAGCTGATGAAGCTCGGCCTGCGCCCGGTCGTGTACGAGATCGCCGAGATCGGCGGCCGCCTGCGCACGGTGAACTTCCCCGGCTGCCCGGACGACGTCGTCGCGGAGATGGGCGCGATGCGCTTCCCGCCGGCGTCGACCGCGCTCTTCCACTACATCGACAAGGTCGGTCTGGAGACGACACCGTTCCCGAACCCGCTGGCCGCGGGAACGCCGAGCACCGTCGTCGATCTCAAGGGGGAGAGCCACTACGCGCGCACCGCGGACGAACTTCCCGCCGTCTTCGGCAAGGTCGCGGCCGCCTGGGACAGCACACTGTCCGAGCAGGCCGCGTTCACCGAGATGCAGAAGGCGATCCGCGAACGCGACGTCAAGACGATCAAGCGGCTGTGGAACGAACTCGTGCCGAAGCTGGACAACCAGACCTTCTACGGCTTCCTCTGCGACTCGCCCGCGTTCGCGTCCTTCCGCGACCGTGAGATCTTCGGACAGGTCGGCTTCGGGACCGGCGGCTGGGACACCGACTTCCCGAACTCCATCCTGGAGATCCTGCGGGTGGTCTACACCGGTGCCGACGACGAGCACCGCAGTATCGTCGGCGGGAGCAGACAGCTCCCGTTGCGGCTGTGGGAACACGCGCCCGAGGACATCGCGTTCTGGCCCGCGGGAACGAGTTTGAGCTCGCTGCACGGCGGGAGCCCGAACCCCGGCGTCGCCCGGCTGCACCGCACCGCGCCGAACAACATCACCGTGACCGACACCGAGGGCCGCATCCGCACCTACCCGGCGGCGGTGTTCACCGCGCAGAGCTGGATGCTGCTGTCGAAGATCGAATGCGACGAGGCGCTGTTCCCGATCGACCACTGGACGGCGATCGAGCGCACGCACTACATGGAGTCCTCGAAGGTCTTCGTCCCGGTCGACCGGCCCTTCTGGCTGGACAAGGACCCGGCGACCGGCCGCGACACGATGAGCATGACGCTCACCGACCGCATGCCGCGTGGTACGTACCTGCTCGGCGACGACCCGGACGCGCCCGCGGTGATCTGCCTGTCCTACACCTGGGCCGACGACTCGCTGAAGTGGCTGCCGCTCTCGGTCTCCGAGCGGGTCGAGGTGATGCTGCAGTCACTGAAGGAGATCTATCCGGGCGTCGACGTCCGGCGGCACATCATCGGCGACCCGGTGACCGTGTCGTGGGAGGCCGAGCCGCATTTCATGGGCGCGTTCAAGGCCAACCTGCCCGGCCACTACCGGTACCAGCACCGGCTGTTCACCCATTTCAAGCAGGACCGGCTGGAGGAGCGCCACCGCGGTCTCTTCCTGGCGGGCGACGACGTCTCGTGGACCGCCGGCTGGGCCGAAGGCGCCGTCCAGACGGCGCTCAACGCGGTGTGGGGCGTCTTGCACCACTTCGGTGGCGAGACGGACCCGGCGAACCCGGGACCGGGTGACGTCTACGACGAGATCGCGCCGGTCGAACTGCCCGACTGA
- a CDS encoding carbon-nitrogen hydrolase family protein, with translation MKVAVHQGSYAELPSVVAASGADLVIAAEMITTGYHIGARSHELAEPADGPTAERMSTLARESGIALAYGYPESADGRVYNSVQLIGPGGQRLANYRKTHLFGDIDRDWFEPGAEAVVQADLGDLRVGLLICYDVEFPELVRAHALAGTELLVVPTALMSPYELVADTLVPARAYESQLFVAYANRCDTERELNYCGRSCVVAPTGEVLARAGAGPELIDAEVTRDALAASRLENTHLADRRPALYRGLSA, from the coding sequence GTGAAGGTCGCTGTCCATCAGGGCTCGTACGCCGAGCTGCCGTCCGTCGTCGCGGCGTCGGGTGCCGATCTCGTGATCGCCGCCGAGATGATCACCACCGGCTACCACATCGGCGCCCGTTCCCACGAACTCGCCGAACCGGCAGACGGTCCGACGGCGGAGCGGATGTCCACGCTGGCAAGGGAAAGCGGTATCGCACTGGCCTACGGGTACCCCGAGTCCGCCGACGGCCGCGTGTACAACAGCGTCCAGCTGATCGGCCCCGGCGGACAACGTCTGGCGAACTACCGCAAGACGCATCTGTTCGGCGATATCGACCGTGACTGGTTCGAGCCGGGCGCCGAGGCGGTCGTGCAGGCGGACCTCGGCGATCTCCGCGTCGGCCTGCTGATCTGCTACGACGTCGAGTTCCCCGAACTGGTGCGGGCGCACGCCCTGGCGGGGACCGAACTGCTCGTGGTGCCGACCGCGCTGATGAGCCCCTACGAACTGGTCGCCGACACGCTGGTGCCCGCCCGTGCCTACGAGAGCCAGCTGTTCGTCGCCTACGCGAATCGTTGCGACACCGAACGGGAACTGAACTACTGCGGCCGTTCCTGCGTCGTCGCCCCGACCGGCGAAGTGCTCGCTCGCGCGGGCGCCGGTCCGGAGCTGATCGACGCCGAAGTCACCCGTGACGCGCTCGCCGCGTCGCGTCTGGAGAACACCCACCTGGCCGACCGAAGGCCCGCTCTGTACCGAGGACTTTCCGCATGA
- a CDS encoding acyltransferase family protein: protein MRETERRFRPEIQGLRALACVLVVVYHVWLGRISGGVDAFFLISGFLVTGQLHRAAVRGRIEYRPMWGRMIKRLFPAALTVLLLVVAVSLVLLPQNRWFQTIKEVVASALYLENWQLAADFTDYFAQHDSASVVQHFWSLSIQGQFYVVWPLLVGLVLLVARRTRHNVRSMLLGVLGAVFVASLAYSVWSTAVDQPPAYFDSLTRVWEFALGGLLALVLDRVSVPRPARVVFGWVGVAGLVSCGLVLQVGTVFPGYLALWPTLSAALVILAGDTAFKAGADRFLSSRPLTYLGDLSYALYLWHWPILVFYLVARDREEVGLRGGAVIIALAFVLAVLTHHLVEKPVRVSAIGTANRWGAYRFGAATLAAVLAAAGAWQWVSVSQAERYSIAVDDPDHPGALAHTEGFTYWGAADAALVPSFVAVSEDWAGIDPARCGTSPRNADLEICTSQTSGHPTRRIVVTGDSHAGQFLGALLPIAEKKNWEVTSILRGGCPFSTDSDTVPGDQSCIDWNAAVVDEIVTTRPDAVMTIGTRDVKPGVEERVPSGYVAQWRKVDDAGIPVLAVRDNPRFGQSPSACVEARGVTAPECATPRSELYAAQPPYETLPDLPPNVRFVDFSDYFCTAEVCPPVIGNVLVYLDDNHVSGTYMSTMSAIAEKAITEALGWTDDHAEEPPPGG, encoded by the coding sequence GTGCGGGAGACGGAGCGGCGGTTCCGCCCGGAAATTCAGGGGCTGCGGGCACTCGCGTGCGTTCTGGTGGTCGTCTATCACGTGTGGCTCGGCCGGATCTCCGGCGGCGTCGACGCGTTCTTCCTGATCTCCGGCTTCCTCGTCACCGGCCAGCTCCACCGGGCGGCGGTGCGCGGGAGGATCGAGTACCGGCCGATGTGGGGCCGGATGATCAAGCGGTTGTTCCCGGCCGCGCTCACCGTGCTGCTGCTGGTCGTCGCGGTGAGCCTGGTGCTGCTGCCGCAGAATCGCTGGTTCCAGACGATCAAGGAGGTCGTCGCCTCCGCGCTGTACCTGGAGAACTGGCAGCTGGCGGCGGATTTCACCGACTACTTCGCGCAGCACGACTCGGCCAGCGTGGTCCAGCATTTCTGGTCGTTGTCGATCCAGGGGCAGTTCTACGTGGTTTGGCCGTTGCTGGTCGGCCTGGTGTTGCTGGTCGCCAGGCGGACACGCCACAACGTCCGGTCGATGCTTCTCGGTGTGCTCGGCGCGGTGTTCGTGGCGTCGCTGGCGTATTCGGTGTGGTCGACCGCGGTCGACCAGCCGCCGGCGTACTTCGATTCGCTGACGCGGGTCTGGGAATTCGCGCTCGGCGGTCTGCTCGCGCTGGTGCTCGACCGGGTTTCGGTGCCCCGGCCGGCGCGGGTCGTGTTCGGCTGGGTCGGGGTCGCGGGTCTCGTTTCCTGCGGCCTGGTGCTTCAGGTCGGCACGGTCTTCCCCGGGTATCTCGCGCTCTGGCCGACGCTTTCCGCGGCGCTGGTGATCCTCGCGGGCGACACCGCGTTCAAAGCCGGCGCCGATCGCTTTCTCAGCAGCCGTCCGCTGACGTACCTGGGAGATCTGAGCTATGCGCTCTACCTCTGGCACTGGCCGATCCTGGTGTTCTACCTCGTCGCCCGTGACCGTGAGGAGGTGGGCCTGCGCGGTGGCGCGGTGATCATCGCGCTGGCGTTCGTCCTCGCCGTGCTCACCCATCACCTGGTCGAAAAACCGGTCCGCGTGTCCGCGATCGGGACCGCGAACCGGTGGGGCGCCTACCGATTCGGCGCCGCGACGCTCGCGGCCGTGCTCGCCGCGGCAGGCGCGTGGCAGTGGGTGAGCGTGAGCCAGGCGGAGCGCTACTCGATCGCGGTCGACGACCCCGATCACCCCGGCGCGCTCGCGCACACCGAAGGATTCACCTACTGGGGCGCCGCCGACGCCGCGCTCGTCCCGTCGTTCGTCGCGGTGTCCGAAGACTGGGCCGGGATCGACCCCGCCCGCTGCGGCACTTCCCCGCGCAACGCCGACCTCGAGATCTGCACCTCGCAGACCTCCGGGCATCCCACTCGCCGGATCGTGGTCACCGGTGACTCCCACGCCGGGCAGTTCCTCGGTGCCCTCCTCCCGATCGCCGAAAAGAAGAACTGGGAGGTCACGTCGATCCTCCGCGGCGGCTGCCCGTTCTCCACCGACTCCGACACCGTGCCGGGGGACCAGTCCTGCATCGACTGGAACGCCGCCGTGGTGGACGAGATCGTCACCACCCGCCCCGACGCGGTGATGACGATCGGCACCAGGGACGTGAAACCCGGCGTCGAGGAACGAGTGCCGTCCGGCTACGTCGCGCAGTGGCGCAAGGTGGACGACGCGGGCATCCCGGTGCTCGCGGTGCGGGACAACCCGCGCTTCGGCCAGTCGCCGTCAGCGTGTGTCGAAGCCCGCGGTGTCACGGCGCCTGAATGCGCGACTCCACGGTCAGAGCTCTACGCTGCCCAGCCGCCGTACGAAACACTTCCGGATCTCCCGCCGAACGTGCGGTTCGTCGACTTCAGCGACTACTTCTGCACGGCCGAGGTCTGCCCGCCGGTGATCGGCAACGTGCTCGTCTACCTCGACGACAACCACGTCAGCGGAACCTACATGTCGACCATGTCGGCCATCGCGGAGAAGGCGATCACCGAGGCGCTCGGCTGGACGGACGACCACGCGGAGGAACCGCCGCCGGGCGGGTGA
- a CDS encoding DinB family protein, producing the protein MTATILDAERADLLEALDTVRAALTATVQGLTDEQLDAHPTVSELSLGGLIKHVASIEEMWLRFAVDGPSAMTYDLPEGVTWADLGAGTAREFPQWAIDHQNNFRMLPGDTLAGILARYEQVAARTREIVSSIPDLSATHPLPEAPWNPPGAVRSVRRVLTHVIAETAQHAGHADILRESIDGQKST; encoded by the coding sequence ATGACCGCCACCATCCTCGACGCCGAGCGCGCCGACCTGCTCGAAGCCCTCGACACTGTTCGCGCCGCCCTGACCGCCACCGTCCAGGGGCTCACGGACGAGCAGCTCGACGCGCATCCGACGGTCAGCGAACTGAGCCTCGGCGGCCTGATCAAACACGTCGCTTCGATCGAGGAGATGTGGCTGCGGTTCGCGGTCGACGGCCCGTCCGCGATGACCTACGACCTGCCGGAAGGCGTCACCTGGGCCGATCTCGGCGCCGGTACCGCCCGCGAGTTCCCGCAGTGGGCGATCGACCACCAGAACAACTTCAGGATGCTGCCCGGCGACACGCTCGCGGGAATCCTCGCGCGCTACGAGCAGGTGGCCGCGCGGACGAGGGAGATCGTCTCGTCGATCCCGGATCTTTCCGCGACCCACCCCCTGCCGGAGGCGCCCTGGAACCCGCCGGGCGCGGTGCGCAGCGTGCGCCGCGTGCTGACGCACGTCATCGCCGAGACCGCGCAACACGCCGGCCACGCCGACATCCTGCGGGAGAGCATCGACGGCCAGAAGTCGACCTGA